ATTTAGGGACCAAGTCGTGTtacttcttttggttttaacTATTTTGTAACCTTCATTGATGAATTCTCCCGATGTACTTGGATTTACTTAATGAAAGAGAATTCTGAACTTTTGTCCATATTTATGtcctttattaataaaattaagaatcaatttgggAAGACAATTAAAATCCTTCGTAGTGATAATGCTAAGGAATATTTTTCTTCAGcgttttcttcattcttatctTCCCAAGGAATTTTACATCAGTCTACATGTCCTcacactccacaacaaaatggtattgCAGAGAGGAAGAATAGACATCTCATTGAAACTGCACGCTCCTTGATGTTGAATACTAATATTCCTGTGCATCACTAGGGCGATGCAGTCCTCACTGCCTGTTTTCTAATCAATAGGATGCCTTCTTCCTCTCTTGAGAATAAAATTCCTCATTCTGTCATTTTTCCAAACAGCCCTCTATATCATGTCTCCCCACGTGTATTTGGGTGTACATGTTTTGTCCATAATGTTTCTCCAGGTCTTGAGAAACTATCCGCAAAAGCTATTAAGTGTGTCTTCTTGGGATATTCTCGTCTTCAGAAGGGGTATAAATGTTATTCTCCCTCCACCAAGAGATATTATATGTCTGCTGatgtcacattctttgaggATACATGTTTTTCTCGTCCTCCGTGGAGGATCGTTCATCTGTTCAACAAATGTTTCCTCTACCATCATGTGATCCCTTGGTTATTCATGCTTCTAtacctcaaactcaaaatgTGAATGACATTGTTCCTCCACCTCTTCTCACATATCAGCGTCGAACACCATCTCAAGCTCAGAACAATGAAGATCCTCAAGACTCATCTCTTCCTCCATCAGCTCACCAGACCATGGATCCTTCATCTTCCTCGTCTTCTCCTAACTCAGATGATAATTTGCCCATTGCCCTTCGGAAAGGTATTCGTTCTACTCGTAATCCATAtcctgtttataattttttgagttatcataattttttcctacctatttttcttttgtttcctccTTATCCTCCCTTAAGACtcctaataatatttatgaggCACTTGGTCATCCTGGATGGCGTCAAGCCATGGTTGATGAAATGCAGTCCCTTGACCACAATGGTACTTGGGACCTTGTCCCTCTTCCTCCTGGTAAGAAGCCTGTTGGTTGCCGATGGGTTTATGCTATTAAGGTTGGTCCTACTGGTGAAATTGATCGTCTAAAAGCTCGACTAGTAGCTAAGGCATATACTCAAGTTTATGGCATTGATTATTGTGATACCTTTTCTCCTGTGGCTAAAACCAGTACAGTTCGTATTTTGCTTGTTATGGCTGCCATTCGTCAGTGGCCACTTTATCAGTTGGACATTAaaaatgcctttcttcatggtaATCTGGAAGAGGAGatatacatggagcaacctcctgggtttgttgctcagggggagtctgggTTAGTTTGTAAATTACGTCGTTCCCTCTATGGCTTGAAACAATCACCTCNTGCTTGGTTTGGTAAATTTAGTCGGGTTGTGCAANattttggattgaaaagatgTGANGCNGATCATTCAGTGTTTTATGGTCATTTTTCTCCTGACAAATGTGTTTATCTCATggtgtatgttgatgatattgttattaCAGGGAATGACAATACTAGAATCACTCAATTAAAGAATCATTTGTTCAACCACTTTCAGACTAAAGATCTGGGTCGTCCAAAATACTTTCTTGGTATTGAAGTGGCACAGTCAAAAGAAGGTGTCATCATTTTACAAAGGaaatatgctcttgatattTTAGAGGAAACANNCTTGACAAATTGCAAGCCCATTGATAGTCCTATGGACTCAAATCAAAAGCTAATGAGAGACCAAGGTGAACCTTTCTTAGATCCAGAGAGATATAGAAGGCTGGTTGGAAAACTCATATATCTTACAATAATAAGACCTGATCTTTCTTATCCAGTGGGGATtgtgagtcaatttatgcaaaCATGTTGACCATTGGAATGCAATTATTCGCATTCTCAGATACATAAAAGGAAATCCAGGATAGGGATTGTTGTATGAGGACAAGGGAAGCACTCAGATTGAaggatattgtgatgcagattgggctgGTTCTCCAATTGATCGAAGATCTACTACAGGATATTGTGTTCTACTTGGAGGGAACCttgtatcttggaaaagtaagaaacaaagtgttgttgctagatctagtgctgaagctgAATACTGATCTATGGCTTTGACTACATGCGAATTTGTGTGGATCAAGCAACTTCtccaagaattaaaattttgtggAAATGAGCCGTTGAAACTGTACTGTGACAACCAAGCAGCCCTTCATATTGCCTCCaatccagtgtttcatgagagaacaaaacatatagaacttgattgtcattttattagagagaaGTTGTTGACTAAGGAACTTGTTACCGAGTTTGTCAATTCTAATGAACAACTCGAAGACATTCTGACCAAATCTCTAAGGGGGCCTAGGATTCGatttatatgttccaagcttggtgcatatgatttatatgctccagcttgagggggagtgttgaaatatatattgtattgtGTAATTGGACTTTTAGTTTTGGGCCTTTTAGATGCTGGTTCATTGTCCCATATATAGGACATTTTTGTGTAATAGAAACTTAAGcacaataataacaattttacttCTCAGTTTTCTCTCCCAAACTTTTACAATTATCaatagtgataattgattatcataaagtttttttatgaaaaataaaactttccttaacttttttgttgtttcgATTCTTCTATCTTTTGACTCTTGacctattaaattaaataagatatacaAATTAGAGACTTCAACAATTAAATTCTTaagttttcaatgtttttttctgAATCTAAATACTCTTTAAGTCTTTAACACTTTTCCATGagtcgtcatcatcatcaaaactctttACAGAAGCAATatgttcatcttcttcttttgtcaATATTTATCTTCCAaatctttttacaaaatattttatttaatttgtgtaGTTGTTATGAAAGGTAATTAGAACTTggaatattaaaatcttttaattagtAAAAGGTTAAGTCTCTTTCTAGTTCTTAAATTTACACACaagtttcaaatttgtttatgtaccaaattttgatatatttcaatctttaactttaaaagtatatgaatataattttttaacattaaaaatttaacttgaaACGtgtcaacataaaaaatttaaagtttttaacaAAAGATTTAATGCAGTGGGATTAAAAATactatattcaattttaaagtttgaaaatcaaattatatcaaaGTTTGAATAAGAACAAATTCTTATTCCacattattaaaactaaaatatatttaactattaataaaaagtaatgaaTGAGATATAAATAATCATgaagaattaaataatatattttatctatatatacattcaaattaaaagctaaaataaTAGTTGacaaactatttattttttattttataaaagcatacaaaaattacagaaaacaaaatgaagtaAGCATAAGATATTGaccaaatatcattttattagcTTCTCAAACctaatacaattatattatcgaatgtaaaaaattttgtaTGTCGAATAATacagttaaatatgtttaaactttaatgtaaaattaaattttgttttgttttaaacttggataaagtttataaatttcaaaaactgaatagatataatcatttaaatttaattgagttaatcactagtggaaaaataggATACTATGACGACCTATTATGACAGATAAAATTTATCCATCATAATAGATTGACCggtaaaacatattataacattttatatatcaattataattataatatgtaacacggtgacaaacttgtaaattagttaaaaagatACTATGACGAAGTTATAAACatcaatcataatttaaatCGCAGTGTAGATAAATTGACAATGTATTATGACGAAGATTTAGACACAtgtaataatatgataaattttgCTTATATATTATTACTGGTTTTTAAAAACCTGTCATAATATCTCGTTCACAGCTATGTCTCACTTCGGCTCTAATTTCTCTTCCCTCCTCTCTTGTTCACTCTCCTTCCAAGATTCGCATTCAATCAACCattcttcctctcttcctctctttttttttccttcttcttcattcatccatttttACCTTTAAAGCTTTTCTCCTCACTTTCCTTTTCCGCTAGGGTTTGCATTCTTCTCCTTTGCTCACTCTCTGCCATTCTGTTGCGCTTCTCTACCTCTGAACTCTCTCTAGACGACGTTGTTGCTCTCCTCGATCCCATGGGTCGTGTTCCCGCACCGACGCATGCAAGGGTGGCACGGCGGAGTTCCCGGCGGGGCTAAGGGTTTTGGTCTTCGACGATGACGCCACCACGTTGAGGATTATAGAGCAAATGTCAATTCGATGTCGTTACCGCggttagttagttagttatttgCTTTCGACGAAACTTTCATTTCtcgattattttctttattttctcacGAGATTAACTGGTAAGTAAATCACTGGTTCCGTGCTTGAGGCATTGCTTTATATCTTCACCACCGAGCTCGAGGATTGGGGCGAGATGTTCTTAGTTAATCACTGGTTTTGTTTAAGTATAATGGAGAATGTTTATTGTGCAGTCTACTCACTATGatctaaatttcaattaaaacacAATGGCCTGAAAATCTgcaaataatttcaatatatattttagatctAGTAAATGTCATGACATGGATTTCTTCTGATTTGCAACTTAGTCTTTATTTGAACTAAGTTTTTCTGTTTACTTGTGTTTTTATCTTCCAGTTACCACGTGCATTGAGGCTACTGTGGCTTTGAATCTTCTACAGGAAAGGAAAGGTTGTTTTGATGTGGTACTGAGTGATGTTCATATGCCAGACATGGATGGCTATAAGCTCCTTGAACATGTTGGGCTGGAAATAGACCTTCATGTAATTAGTAAGTGTTGTTCCCTTGTCCTTAGAATAACAAGTGTCTTAGTAATGCTTAACATTTGGAAatatattctgcattgtgcagtGATGTCTGGTGATAGTACAACAAGTGCTGTCATGAAGGGAATTAGACATGGGGCTTGTGATTATTTGATTAAGCCTGTACGTGAGGAAGAATTGAGGAATATATGGCAACACGTTGTTAGGAAAAtcttgaatgaaaataaagaacatGATAATTCTAGCAGCATGGAAGACAGTGATTGGAATAAACGGGGAAATGATGATACAGAATATACTTCTTCTGTTGCTGATAGTTAAAGCACCAAAAAAGAGGAGCagtttaaaagaagaagatattGAATTGGAGAGTGATGATCCAGCCACATCTAAGAAGCCTTGCGTAGTGTGGTGAGTAGAACTGCACCAACAATTTGTCAGTGCTGTGAATCAACTTGGGCTTAATAGTAAGATTCCCGTGCAATATTTCTTTTGCTATTActtctattttttcttctcaGTTACTAGACCTAATTAGATTACAATAAGTATAATGCATAgatattttgcttttgtttatttaagCATTTATCACAATTTAACTTATAGATTGTTTCTTATCCTTGTTTTACAGGCTGTGCCGAAGAGGATACTTGATGGTTTTTGGTGGTCTTAGGTAAATTCAATGGTGTATTAATCcattatgacttttttttttatttatttctgctTTATGCAGCGGCGATACAGTGTTTGAAGAGGAAGAGGCTATATGAACAGCAAATAGAACAGCTTGGAAATTTTCAGCTGCGTATTCATGATCAGGTGTGAATGGACTTTAAATTCAGCAACTGCAACAAATGTTTTTGAAACTACAGCCCGTGAATAGTCATTTGAATCATTAAAGGAAAAGTTGGAGGCAGAAAGGTGTAAagattattactattattattattattatattaataataattaaatttaacagaGTATACGAATATTAgcatacttttataaaaatacatgaaaatatACTAGTGTCATTGAATAGGTAAAAGGGATAGAAGAAGTGAAACTTCTGGTAATAAATAGAGTTAAACTCATTGAATTTCAAGCTCTTACTTGTCTCTCATCTCACGAATTAGGAAAAGAATAAGTCAGTTTTGGTCTTAAAATTGGAACTGAATAATCAATATGATGTAAaatagtttctaattttttcaaaagaaagtaGAAGGGTCTCGTTCAATCAGTTATGCGAACTATGCATGACTAGTTCACATGGGTCAGCTTGTTCAAGACTggtatttccttttttttgtcTGTTTTTTGAAATCTTATTTTTTGAGGATTGGTTGTATCAATTACTGGTTTTTTCTGTCAAAGAGCCAGTCCACACTAGTTCTGACAATTATGGGTATGATAATGTTTCAGTGCATGGAgtatcatttatattttctgCTAACAATGTGTTACAGATGATAATGTTGGAAGGTGCCAAGACTACCACTGAAACAGAGAATGCATTAAGAACTGGTGCAGCTGCTATGAAGGCTATGCAAAAAGCAACAtacatatatttgtaatttcattCTTGATATACTCTTCcatatttttcatctttgttTTTTAGGATTGTTTCTAAAACCTGACAAGTCTACtgtattttttgtaatatgtaAAATCTCTATGCATGTCCCTGGTTTTTGGTGCCGAAGAGTTGTATGTTGATGATCCCCCTGGGCATTTGGTGGCCTTAggtaaattcaatttatttcttcattttctctatgTATACAGCAGATTGTGTTTTGTTCATGTAGTTTTTTAGTTGTGTTTGAACTTAACTATTATGCAACTCTGAAATTCTCTGGAATGTGCTGCTTTTGTGCACGAGGATCTATTGCCCAGTTTGAACTGAACTATTATTAACGTAAGTTTTATGTTATTAACAAATTGCTGTGAAGTGTGTGTGTATTGTTAGTTTAATTAGTGTTACTTGTGTTGATTACAAATTGCTGTGAATAGTATGATTTATTACCAAAACTTGTCATCCTAGAGGGAATAGAATAACACAGATAGTCTTGTAAAAGTTATAGCCTGCAAGTTCTATGTTCTAAAACTAACCTGTGATTGagtcattattatttttagtgacTGCATGTTCTATGCACATTATCATCtaaaaattggaaattaaatataagtgaCTGCATGTTCAGAGAAAAACACATTTCATATCAACTACTTTGTCATGAATAGTATGATTTATTACCAAAATTTGTTTGGGATAGGTAACCAACACAATATACATTTGGTAAAAATTATAGGAGCAGAACAAGGCATAAAAACAGCCTTTCTAACAACTGAATCAGCAGcagattcatattttattctaactAAGTTTTCCCAAAGGGGGATATGATATATGTCTAAGAAACCTTACTAGTATAGAATCTTTGATAGAATATGGAGAGTctatgagagaaagagaagagagaataagGAGGTTAGGAGAATTTCAGCCACCAAAAGTTTATTACTCTTGATAGCATGCACTTGTACGAAAAGTGAACTTAGAATGGAGTTTTGAGATGTGAAGATGCACACAAGTTGCTCTAAGGTCAATTAATCAATTCCAACAactttatattatgaaattagaTTTGTTTAAGATGGTAATTGGAACAGAAACAGCATAGATAGATTTGTTTTgatatgtcaaatgtaataatgattttttttttttacaaaacaagtttttatgataggtgaacaatgtatgtaataaaagtttatttctgaaaactatatattatgataggtgacaattacttgtcataatatgttctacatattatgataggtgaaaaaatCTTCGTCATAAAAcgctacatattatgataggtgataAGTGAAAATCTGTCATAAAACACtagacctattatgataggtgacagaaagtccgtcataatacactgaacctattatgatggacttttccTTCTGTCATAAAATGCGCAGACCTATTATGATGTCCAGAACTATGATGTCACGTTATCCATCATAATAAGTCAATTTATCcacataaaaaacaatttttccactagtgaatttttttatatataaaataatattttaagttgtgtttgaattatttacattatttaattcGTTCTAATTCAAATATTAGTGTAAGATGTAgattaatatgtaaaaaaagaaactaacagATTAAAAGAACTATACACTCGAATATCagaatatattaaagtttatgataaagagaaattttaattttgtgtccAAATTTagatattagaaatatttatgaTAGTGGAGATGGTGTTACACGAGTTCCATGGTGGTTGTTTTGGGGTGGTAATACATCTCTATTTTACGTCCATTAATTTGCTGAAGAGGCCTTGCATTGTGTTTAAACTCTGGGTTCAATGGTGCCTTGAGGAGGTTCAGTTGTTGGGTAGATAGTGTCCTCAACTGCATAAATTCATGCATGCTTCATTAATCATTTGTTTTGTGTATATATTCCCACAAAAGAAGAGCATATAAGATTAGTTACCTTTCCAAGAATGGTCCAAATTACACCCTCTTTGCATGGTGGAGTGGTGAGAGAGCCAACATATCTATAATACCTTCTTCTGCTGCTTCTATTTATTTCTTCTAAATCAAACCTCCCAATTGCAATTTCCTTCTTATTACCTAACGCAACCAACTTCTCTTCAAACTGTATCCAAGAACCACATATTAGCACTAAGTTTCAAATTCCTACACTTTTTCATTTCAACCAcatcattttagaaaaataaagtgaatgTGACTTGCACTGTACCTGAGATATCAGAGGATCTGGATCACCCAATCTATAAAGCACTGCCACAACTGCTATGTTCTTTATATCTTCTGTCAAGTGGACTAGATGGAGCTCCGCATCATGTCTATAATGGATCccataattatttaatcaaatctattttaatttcataataatatctttttactattttatttccttattcacttcaatata
This genomic interval from Vigna radiata var. radiata cultivar VC1973A chromosome 8, Vradiata_ver6, whole genome shotgun sequence contains the following:
- the LOC111242376 gene encoding two-component response regulator ORR21-like, which codes for MPDMDGYKLLEHVGLEIDLHVIMMSGDSTTSAVMKGIRHGACDYLIKPVREEELRNIWQHVVRKILNENKEHDNSSSMEDSDWNKRGNDDTEYTSSVADS
- the LOC106771245 gene encoding alpha carbonic anhydrase 1, chloroplastic; translation: MTMRLHFAIISIAALALCTSADYFSVNFSYSGPNGPANWGRLSPSYAACSNGKAQSPVELIKTDIVINKDLKNIARNYLPANATLVNNEFNIGVHFEGKVGDININGKNYSLKQLHWHSPSEHKANGRIHDAELHLVHLTEDIKNIAVVAVLYRLGDPDPLISQFEEKLVALGNKKEIAIGRFDLEEINRSSRRRYYRYVGSLTTPPCKEGVIWTILGKLRTLSTQQLNLLKAPLNPEFKHNARPLQQINGRKIEMYYHPKTTTMELV